A genomic region of Fusarium oxysporum Fo47 chromosome VI, complete sequence contains the following coding sequences:
- a CDS encoding ABC1 family-domain-containing protein: MLRNAMQGHSARATMRCRHRTLAPSLRRLQSGGPFQAMRPPSPEELGAPRRAKEYRRGRRWARRLLLTCVLGGTIYLGDRQIYASGFGRSLHTFGTGLLVAFDYKLNFRPQPITGGTVQDLHNRNAERLFNLLRSNGGLYLKIGQAIAMQSAVLPPEFQKMFSRMFDDAPQDDWSDIEAVIRQDFGKSVEEVFGVSFTGKEGLGLMERKARASASVAQVHWARLADGREVAIKIQKREIAKQISWDLWAFKTVAWIYSKWFDLPLYKLVPFITERLELETDFVNEAKNSEKMRELVNAEKALKGRVYIPTVYPEFTTKRVLVTEWIEGVRLWDKKAITSRWLGGHGNGSPGAGRPLPQIDLEAARIELRTRPFQENLKPERQELWRGRRGRGGLGLSTREVMTTMVDLFSAQIFKWGVVHCDPHPGNIFIRRLPNGRAELVLIDHGLYVYMSSKFRNEYATFWKALMTFDNKTISQVTEAWGIKAADLFASATLLRPYEGGDKRTHNGIMKELEGNTPAERHYAMQKRMKQGIREILTDEDKWPQELIFIGRNMRIVQGNNQYLGSPVNRVKMMGEWASRSLFEDPQLPLSQRLQNRWRHIIFKTVMVASDVAFYVFKLRQWLGLGGGMEDEMEKRMKDVAQDFGIELQHDVFEG, translated from the exons ATGTTGCGCAACGCCATGCAAGGCCACTCAGCGCGCGCCACCATGCGCTGCCGACACAGAACGCTCGCACCATCGTTGCGAAGATTACAATCAGGTGGTCCTTTCCAGGCCATGCGGCCGCCGTCGCCAGAGGAGCTTGGTGCCCCCCGGCGGGCGAAGGAATACAGACGGGGACGGCGGTGGGCGCGGCGCTTGCTCTTGACATGCGTCTTGGGAGGTACTATTTATCTCGGCGATCGTCAGATATACGCATCTGGTTTTGGCCGCTCTCTACATACTTTCGGAACCGGCTTGCTCGTAGCCTTCGACTACAAGCTGAATTTTCGACCCCAGCCTATTACTGGCGGGACGGTGCAGGACTTGCATAATCGGAATGCCGAGCGGCTGTTCAACCTTCTCCGTTCCAATGGTGGACTTTATCTCAAGATCGGACAAGCCATTGCAATGCAGAGTGCCGTACTGCCCCCCGAATTCCAAAAGATGTTCAGCCGCATGTTTGACGACGCACCGCAAGACGATTGGAGTGACATCGAAGCAGTGATAAGACAAGATTTTGGAAAAAGTGTCGAAGAGGTCTTTGGCGTCAGCTTCACAGGAAAGGAGGGATTGGGATTGATGGAGCGCAAGGCTCGAGCGAGTGCAAGTGTTGCTCAAGTCCATTGGGCCAGACTTGCGGATGGTCGCGAAGTCGCTATCAAAATACAGAAACGGGAGATTGCCAAGCAAATATCATGGGATCTATGGGCCTTCAA GACCGTCGCATGGATCTATTCCAAGTGGTTTGACCTCCCACTGTATAAACTAGTCCCTTTCATCACGGAGCGACTCGAGCTAGAGACTGATTTCGTCAATGAGGCCAAAAATTCAGAAAAAATGCGAGAGCTTGTTAATGCAGAGAAAGCCTTGAAAGGGAGGGTATACATTCCTACAGTTTATCCCGAATTTACGACAAAGCGAGTTCTCGTGACCGAGTGGATCGAGGGTGTGAGGCTTTGGGATAAGAAAGCCATAACATCGAGATGGCTTGGAGGGCATGGCAATGGATCTCCTGGCGCTGGTCGCCCACTCCCGCAAATTGATCTTGAGGCTGCACGTATTGAGCTTCGGACAAGGCCATTTCAAGAGAACCTCAAGCCAGAACGTCAGGAATTATGGCGAGGCCGACGAGGTCGTGGGGGACTTGGTCTGTCAACGCGAGAAGTCATGACGACCATGGTGGACCTCTTTTCCGCACAGATTTTCAAGTGGGGTGTTGTTCACTGTGATCCGCACCCTGGCAACATCTTTATCAGACGTTTGCCCAATGGGCGAGCAGAGCTTGTGCTTATTGACCATGGCCTCTATGTGTACATGTCATCCAAGTTCAGAAATGAATACGCCACCTTCTGGAAAGCGCTCATGACATTCGACAATAAAACAATATCACAGGTGACAGAAGCATGGGGGATCAAGGCGGCGGATCTCTTCGCGAGCGCAACATTACTGCGGCCGTACGAGGGTGGAGATAAGCGCACGCATAATGGGATAATGAAAGAGCTCGAAGGCAATACGCCGGCTGAGCGGCATTACGCGATGCAGAAGCGAATGAAGCAGGGCATTCGAGAGATCCTGACAGATGAAGATAAGTGGCCACAAGAACTGATTTTCATCGGTCGCAATATGCGGATCGTACAAGGCAACAACCAGTATCTCGGATCACCAGTCAACCGCGTCAAGATGATGGGCGAGTGGGCGAGCCGAAGTCTATTCGAGGACCCCCAGTTGCCACTGAGCCAACGTCTTCAGAATCGCTGGCGCCATATCATCTTCAAGACTGTCATGGTAGCCTCTGATGTGGCCTTCTACGTCTTTAAGCTGCGCCAGTGGTTGGGTCTTGGAGGGGGAATGGAGGATGAAATGGAAAAAAGAATGAAGGATGTCGCACAAGACTTTGGCATCGAGCTTCAGCATGATGTTTTTGAAGGCTGA